From a region of the Lactuca sativa cultivar Salinas chromosome 4, Lsat_Salinas_v11, whole genome shotgun sequence genome:
- the LOC111878500 gene encoding (+)-neomenthol dehydrogenase, translating into MAESAGNRCAVVTGANKGIGFEICKQLASNGVKVVLTSRDEKRGIDALDKFKGTHLSDLVIFHQLDVTDPASVASLAQFVKNQFGKLDILVNNSGIGGVMRDEEAFKASSTKGAGSQTDLIKTLIESNELAVECLETNYYGAKRMVEHFIPLLELSDSPRIVNVSSSMGKLKDLKNEWAKGILSDVENLTEEKIDEVLNQYLNDFKEGLLETKGWPTTLSAYMISKIAMNGYTRILAKKHTSFCINCVCPGYVKTDINYNNGILSTEEGAKTPVKVALFPDDGPSGCFFDRNGVTSF; encoded by the exons ATGGCAGAATCTGCGGGAAACAG ATGTGCAGTGGTAACAGGGGCAAACAAAGGGATAGGATTTGAAATTTGCAAGCAATTGGCTTCAAATGGAGTGAAAGTTGTGTTGACTTCTAGAGATGAAAAAAGAGGGATCGATGCTCTTGACAAATTCAAAGGAACTCATCTTTCTGATCTTGTTATATTTCATCAGCTTGATGTTACAGATCCTGCAAGTGTAGCTTCCTTAGCTCAATTTGTGAAAAACCAATTTGGAAAGCTTGATATCTTG GTGAATAATTCTGGGATTGGTGGAGTTATGAGAGATGAAGAAGCTTTTAAAGCTTCAAGTACCAAG GGAGCCGGAAGTCAAACTGATTTGATAAAGACACTCATCGAGTCTAATGAGTTGGCTGTAGAATGTCTGGAAACAAACTACTATGGAGCAAAAAGAATGGTTGAACATTTCATTCCACTTTTAGAATTATCAGATTCACCAAGGATTGTGAATGTCTCCTCCTCCATGGGAAAGTTAAAG GATTTGAAGAATGAATGGGCTAAAGGGATACTGAGTGATGTTGAGAACTTAACAGAAGAGAAAATAGATGAAGTGCTTAATCAGTATCTGAATGATTTCAAAGAGGGATTGCTGGAAACCAAAGGGTGGCCTACTACATTGTCAGCATATATGATTTCAAAAATAGCCATGAATGGTTATACGAGAATATTGGCCAAAAAACACACAAGTTTTTGCATCAATTGTGTGTGTCCAGGTTATGTTAAGACAGATATTAACTATAATAATGGCATATTAAGTACTGAAGAAGGTGCTAAAACCCCGGTTAAGGTTGCATTGTTTCCGGATGATGGTCCTTCTGGATGCTTCTTTGATAGAAATGGTGTCACATCCTTCTAA